One part of the Saprospiraceae bacterium genome encodes these proteins:
- the rfbC gene encoding dTDP-4-dehydrorhamnose 3,5-epimerase gives MKITETHIKGLYILEPKIFKDERGCFYETFNSKQFIRNNLSYFFVQDNEAESKFGVIRGLHYQHSTMAQAKLVRVTFGEVLDVVVDLRKGSPTFKSVFSIILSNENKKQLLIPRGFAHGYSVLSPSCLFQYKCDNYYAVSHEAGINPLDMSLSIDWKISEQDRIISSKDANLPFFNNARLD, from the coding sequence ATGAAAATAACAGAAACTCATATTAAAGGGCTTTATATACTTGAGCCTAAAATCTTTAAAGATGAGAGAGGTTGCTTTTATGAAACGTTTAATTCTAAACAATTTATCCGAAATAATTTATCCTATTTTTTTGTACAAGACAATGAAGCGGAATCCAAATTTGGTGTAATCCGAGGATTACACTATCAGCATAGCACTATGGCACAAGCCAAGTTAGTAAGAGTGACTTTTGGCGAAGTGTTAGATGTAGTGGTTGATTTAAGAAAAGGAAGCCCCACTTTTAAATCTGTATTTTCAATTATCTTAAGTAACGAAAACAAAAAACAATTGCTGATTCCTCGTGGATTTGCTCACGGTTATTCGGTTCTCAGTCCAAGTTGCCTATTTCAATATAAATGCGACAATTATTATGCAGTCAGTCATGAAGCAGGGATTAACCCCTTGGATATGAGTCTGTCCATTGATTGGAAAATATCTGAACAAGACCGTATTATTTCATCAAAAGACGCCAACTTACCTTTTTTCAATAACGCCCGATTGGATTAA
- the rfbD gene encoding dTDP-4-dehydrorhamnose reductase translates to MKILVTGANGQLAWELSQIYNKEKKFEFKFYTREDWDICNFELSTSILNQEKADYLINAAAYTFVDKAESEQELCFQINCHAPISLANICKRNQTKFIFLSTDYVFNSSGNIPILEQQSKNPKGVYANSKSIAEDEILKINPDAIIIRTSWLYSSHGQNFVKSMLRLSETTSSLRIVNDQIGSPTYARDLAITILKMIHFEGEHPTNKLAGFYHYSNAGQCSWFEFATEIFSYLNIKIALHKITTTEFNAIAHRPTFSTLDCTKIKELLRLHIPPWKLSLHNCLDLLTKNNT, encoded by the coding sequence ATGAAAATACTTGTAACGGGTGCCAACGGACAATTAGCTTGGGAGTTATCACAGATATATAATAAGGAAAAAAAATTTGAATTTAAATTTTATACCCGGGAGGACTGGGATATTTGCAATTTTGAACTTTCAACGTCCATTCTAAACCAAGAAAAAGCTGACTATCTAATAAATGCTGCAGCATATACATTCGTCGATAAAGCTGAAAGCGAACAAGAATTATGTTTTCAAATAAATTGCCATGCACCTATTTCATTAGCAAATATTTGTAAGAGAAATCAAACAAAATTTATATTTCTATCGACCGATTATGTTTTTAATAGTTCCGGAAATATTCCAATCCTTGAACAACAATCGAAAAATCCAAAAGGAGTCTATGCAAATTCCAAAAGCATAGCCGAAGATGAAATACTAAAGATCAATCCGGATGCTATCATTATAAGAACATCCTGGCTTTATAGTAGCCATGGTCAAAACTTTGTAAAATCCATGTTGCGACTTTCAGAAACAACATCAAGCTTACGAATCGTAAATGACCAAATTGGAAGTCCTACCTATGCGCGTGATTTAGCAATTACAATTCTTAAAATGATCCATTTCGAAGGTGAACATCCAACAAATAAATTAGCTGGATTTTATCATTATAGTAATGCGGGTCAATGTTCTTGGTTTGAATTTGCTACTGAAATTTTTAGCTATTTAAACATAAAAATTGCATTGCATAAAATCACAACGACAGAATTTAACGCTATTGCTCACCGACCTACTTTTAGTACTTTAGATTGCACTAAAATAAAAGAATTATTAAGATTGCATATTCCACCCTGGAAGTTAAGCTTGCATAATTGTTTGGACTTACTAACTAAAAATAACACATAA
- a CDS encoding gliding motility-associated C-terminal domain-containing protein produces MKAGYLLTGLIILIAGNFLFATHNRAGEINFNQISEQKILVTVTTYTKTSSVSADRDSILIEWGDGTSSNISRTNGNGFPLANNVKKNIYQSEHTYPGRGTYIISVQDPNRIDNILNIDPPNSVNIPFYIQTTVTLLNLQFQSPNNSVKLLQAPIDFACVGHIFIHNPSAYDEDGDSLSYELAVPLMEKNTPVPNYYFPNQIQSGLNNNISLNSNSGTFIWDSPQKPGEYNIVIVIHEFRKGVKIATTIRDMQIFVRNDCALNQTPFINAIKDTCIVAGMVLNLDILAIDRDTALRGSKIKIEAIGAPFFTTPSASFSPSTQYMNSPIQAKFQWVTDCSLIQKEYYTLVIKVTDNYLDTTGLSYLHTIRIKIVGPAPENLNSVSQNKSIFLTWNKPYLCDTNTLLFRGFSVWRKERSSLLVLDTCNPGLDRSNYTRIAYLVNQNNGNNYFYQDSLIEKGTFYCYRVLAEFAKLSSSNFPYNFVSSLHSNETCNSIAIENPLILNVDVKKTDAVNGEIFIRWLKPEPLQFDTILNRGPYRTAIWQSDDMLNWQEINTSIRNYPSFSAIQDTQFLHTTINTINKQYSYIVNINAVNAINHASDTAQNIFLKVSPTDRTALLQWNSKTPWTNYLYTIYRFNTTSQQFDSIGFTDQNSYKDIGLLNEVEYCYLIKSTGEYGIDAIEHPLFNNSNIRCTVPVDNRAPCCPDLTIKGPCDEIISSNPDKIINKLSWNNPNSTCSDQDAIGYRIYTLQAGQLTLLQEINNILQTEFEHTLNENTPTCYKISAFDKYNNECINSDSVCVKYCPFYKLPNTFTPNGDGQNDIFKPFPYRFIDRVQISIFNRWGNLVFQTTDPNIEWTGLNMAGNKLSDGVYYYHCTVYYTGPTVEGTTSETLTGFIELLSGKK; encoded by the coding sequence ATGAAAGCTGGATATCTATTAACGGGACTCATAATTTTAATTGCTGGCAATTTCCTATTTGCAACTCATAATCGTGCCGGAGAAATTAATTTCAACCAAATCTCTGAGCAAAAAATATTAGTAACCGTTACAACCTATACAAAAACCAGCAGCGTTTCGGCTGATAGAGACAGCATCTTGATTGAATGGGGAGATGGCACCAGTAGCAACATTTCGAGAACTAATGGCAATGGATTTCCACTCGCTAATAATGTAAAGAAAAACATATATCAATCTGAACATACTTACCCAGGCCGGGGTACTTATATTATCAGTGTACAAGATCCCAACAGAATCGATAATATTTTAAATATTGATCCACCAAATAGTGTAAACATTCCATTTTATATCCAAACTACTGTCACGCTTTTAAATTTGCAATTTCAAAGTCCAAATAATTCGGTGAAACTTTTACAAGCACCTATTGACTTTGCCTGTGTAGGTCATATTTTTATTCATAATCCATCTGCATACGATGAAGATGGTGATAGTCTTAGTTATGAATTGGCAGTCCCATTGATGGAAAAAAACACCCCTGTTCCAAATTATTATTTTCCAAATCAAATTCAATCTGGCCTTAATAATAATATTAGTTTAAATAGTAATAGCGGAACATTTATATGGGATTCTCCTCAAAAACCAGGAGAATATAATATTGTGATTGTTATTCATGAATTTCGCAAAGGTGTAAAAATTGCTACTACTATCCGGGATATGCAAATATTTGTTCGCAATGATTGTGCCCTGAATCAGACTCCATTTATAAATGCAATAAAAGATACTTGTATAGTAGCCGGGATGGTTTTAAATTTAGATATTTTAGCAATCGATAGAGACACTGCACTGAGAGGTTCAAAAATAAAAATCGAAGCAATTGGTGCTCCTTTTTTTACCACACCTTCTGCAAGTTTTAGTCCTTCAACTCAGTATATGAATTCTCCAATACAGGCTAAATTTCAATGGGTTACGGATTGCAGTTTAATTCAAAAAGAGTATTATACCCTAGTCATAAAAGTAACCGATAACTATCTAGATACTACAGGACTCTCCTATTTACATACCATAAGAATAAAAATTGTTGGCCCTGCACCTGAAAACTTAAATTCAGTTTCACAAAATAAATCTATCTTTTTAACCTGGAATAAGCCCTACCTCTGTGATACCAATACACTCTTATTTCGTGGCTTTTCAGTTTGGCGTAAAGAAAGATCTTCGCTATTAGTATTAGACACCTGCAATCCAGGTTTAGACAGATCAAACTATACAAGAATTGCTTATTTGGTGAATCAGAATAATGGCAACAATTATTTTTACCAGGATAGTCTAATTGAAAAAGGAACATTTTACTGCTATCGTGTATTAGCCGAATTTGCAAAACTGAGTAGCTCCAATTTTCCATACAACTTTGTTAGCAGCTTGCATTCAAATGAAACCTGCAATTCGATTGCCATTGAAAATCCCTTAATATTAAATGTAGATGTTAAAAAAACAGATGCTGTCAATGGTGAAATTTTTATAAGATGGTTAAAACCTGAGCCATTGCAATTTGATACCATTTTGAATAGAGGACCTTATCGAACGGCGATTTGGCAAAGTGATGATATGTTGAACTGGCAGGAAATAAATACTTCGATTCGGAATTACCCAAGTTTTAGTGCTATTCAAGATACGCAATTTTTGCATACCACAATTAATACGATTAACAAGCAATATAGTTATATAGTAAATATTAATGCTGTGAATGCAATTAATCACGCATCCGATACCGCTCAAAATATTTTTTTAAAAGTTTCGCCTACAGATCGAACAGCGCTGCTTCAATGGAATTCAAAAACACCCTGGACTAATTATTTATATACTATTTACAGATTTAATACTACTAGCCAACAGTTTGATTCCATTGGTTTTACTGATCAAAATTCTTACAAAGACATCGGCTTATTAAATGAAGTTGAATATTGTTATCTAATTAAATCTACAGGTGAATACGGTATTGATGCAATTGAGCATCCGTTGTTTAATAATTCAAACATTCGATGTACGGTTCCTGTTGATAATCGTGCACCATGTTGTCCTGATTTAACGATTAAAGGTCCCTGTGATGAAATCATAAGTTCAAATCCAGATAAAATAATTAATAAACTTTCGTGGAATAATCCTAACTCAACATGTTCAGATCAGGATGCAATAGGATATAGAATTTATACTTTACAGGCAGGCCAACTAACATTACTTCAAGAAATAAACAATATACTTCAAACTGAATTTGAACATACACTAAACGAAAATACACCAACCTGTTATAAAATTTCTGCTTTTGATAAATACAATAATGAATGTATAAATAGTGATTCCGTTTGTGTAAAATATTGCCCGTTTTATAAACTCCCGAATACATTTACTCCAAATGGAGATGGCCAAAATGATATTTTCAAACCATTTCCCTACAGATTTATTGATCGAGTACAAATTTCTATATTCAATCGCTGGGGAAATCTTGTATTTCAAACAACAGATCCAAATATAGAATGGACAGGTTTAAATATGGCTGGCAATAAGCTATCAGACGGGGTCTATTACTATCATTGCACCGTATATTATACCGGACCAACTGTTGAAGGAACGACCTCTGAAACACTTACAGGATTTATTGAATTACTTTCAGGTAAAAAATAG
- a CDS encoding riboflavin synthase — MFTGIIETTGVLKSISKQKNNLYLEIQSEISKQLKVDQSVSHNGICLTVVKKTNKTHFVTAVKETIDKSNIGALQLGDLINLERALVLGDRLDGHLVSGHIDRKLKIINQRDQNGSTEFIIELDPHFKKFIIEKGSITINGISLTVSKLKNKTFSVFIIPYTLEHTNLKLIKKGDFVNVEFDIIGKYIHRMYSQK, encoded by the coding sequence ATGTTTACTGGCATTATAGAAACAACCGGTGTTCTCAAATCAATTTCAAAGCAAAAGAACAATTTATATCTTGAAATTCAATCTGAAATATCAAAGCAGCTTAAAGTCGATCAAAGTGTTTCACATAATGGAATCTGCTTAACAGTTGTTAAAAAAACCAATAAAACTCATTTTGTTACCGCTGTAAAAGAAACTATTGATAAATCAAATATTGGCGCATTACAGCTTGGAGATCTTATTAATTTAGAACGAGCATTGGTCTTGGGCGACCGATTAGACGGACATTTAGTATCAGGACATATTGATCGCAAATTAAAGATTATAAATCAACGAGATCAAAATGGAAGTACAGAATTCATTATTGAACTTGATCCTCATTTTAAAAAGTTTATTATTGAAAAAGGTTCAATAACAATAAATGGTATTAGTCTAACGGTATCTAAATTAAAAAATAAAACATTTTCTGTTTTTATTATACCCTATACACTTGAGCATACGAATCTTAAATTAATAAAGAAAGGGGATTTTGTAAATGTTGAATTTGATATCATAGGAAAATATATTCACAGAATGTATTCTCAAAAATAA
- the rpoC gene encoding DNA-directed RNA polymerase subunit beta' → MAFKNKITKQDQVFDKITISLSSPDDILERSFGEVLKPETINYRSYKPERDGLFCERIFGPVKDYECYCGKYKRIRYRGIVCDRCGVEVTEKKVRRERMGHIKLVVPVVHIWFFKSLPNKIGYLLGLSSKKLESIIYYERFVVIQPGVAAGTGSGYLDLLTEEEYFEVLDSLPKENQMLDDKDPNKFIAKMGAEAVFELLIRLKLDDLSYDLRHQASNESSQQRKSEALKRLRVAEAFREGLNSKNNKPEWMIIQYLPVIPPELRPLVPLDGGRFASSDLNDLYRRVIIRNNRLKRLLEIKAPEVILRNEKRMLQEAVDSLFDNSRKSNAVKAEGGRALKSLSDILKGKQGRFRQNLLGKRVDYSGRSVIVVGPTLKLHECGLPKNMAAELFKPFIIRKLIERGVVKTVKSAKKLVDRKDSVIWDILENILKGHPVLLNRAPTLHRLSIQAFQPLLIEGKAIQLHPLVCGAFNADFDGDQMAVHVPLSNASILEAQLLMLASHNMLNPQDGSPVTLPSQDMVLGLYYLTKERAVAKEQKEKIYYSAEEVVIAFNEKKIELHDPVRVKAKVEDEQGTIEMKLIRTTVGRVLLNEFVPEEVPFLNELLTKKNLKQIIGDIIVRTSFAVTAKFLDAIKDLGFYWAFKAGLSFNLGDLITPSIKQKTLDEAQKEVEEIWDSYNMGLITNNERYNQIIDRWTYADNRVTDNLMKELAAHKGGFNSVYMMLHSGARGSKQQIKQLCGLRGLMAKPRKSGDTGSAIIENPILSNFQDGLSVLEYFISTHGARKGLADTALKTADAGYLTRRLVDVSQDVVISEEDCNTLRGIETTALIDNDKVIENLSSRIVGRFSLHNIFHPITDEIILHFGEYIDDKTAQLIEKLEIESVTIRSVLTCEAKKGVCTKCYGKNLATGRITEEGDAVGIIAAQSIGEPGTQLTLRTFHVGGVAAVSKQESEIISKFDGIIEYDGLKVSDLIEGSTRNMIVISRSGEIRILDADTNKILTSAHIPYGSILYVKEKQKIGKGDLICNWDPFNALIISEFSGIIKFDSIEEGVTYRMERDDQTGYSEKVIIESKNKKKIPVITIVNAAGEELKNYSLPVGAYITIEDNSEISAGQKIGKIPRNVSKVTDITGGLPRVTELFEARNPSNPAVVSEIDGIVYYGKIKRGNREIFVEDERTSQRRKYLIGLSKHILVQEGDFVRAGTPLSDGTIAPRDIMMIKGLFAVQSYLVNGVQEVYRSQGININDKHIEVIVRQMMRWVQIEDPGDTTLLEGEPVDRWEFIEANDEIFDKKVVSEAADSIKLKAGQLVSIRQLREENSFLKRNDKKLVEFRDASPATASPLLLGITRASLGTSSWISAASFQETTKVLSSAAMSAKSDDLSGLKENVIIGKKIPAGTGSRRFKELFVRSTNSRRNLADVENF, encoded by the coding sequence ATGGCATTTAAAAACAAAATAACAAAACAAGATCAGGTATTTGATAAAATTACAATCAGTCTGAGCTCTCCAGATGATATTTTGGAGCGTTCATTTGGTGAGGTATTAAAACCTGAAACGATAAACTATAGATCTTATAAGCCAGAAAGAGATGGTCTGTTTTGTGAGCGAATTTTTGGTCCTGTTAAAGATTATGAGTGTTATTGTGGAAAATATAAAAGGATTCGATACAGAGGTATAGTTTGTGATCGTTGTGGTGTTGAAGTAACAGAGAAGAAAGTAAGACGGGAACGAATGGGACACATTAAATTAGTGGTCCCGGTAGTACATATTTGGTTTTTTAAATCCTTACCTAATAAAATTGGTTACTTATTAGGCTTGTCTTCTAAAAAGCTCGAATCCATAATTTATTATGAGCGTTTTGTTGTGATTCAACCAGGTGTTGCAGCTGGAACTGGGAGTGGTTATCTTGACTTATTGACAGAAGAAGAGTACTTTGAAGTATTAGATTCTTTGCCAAAAGAAAACCAAATGTTGGATGATAAAGATCCAAATAAGTTTATTGCTAAAATGGGTGCCGAAGCTGTTTTTGAATTATTGATCCGTCTTAAATTAGATGATCTATCATATGATCTTAGACATCAGGCTTCTAATGAATCTTCACAACAAAGAAAATCAGAAGCATTAAAAAGATTAAGAGTTGCAGAAGCATTCAGAGAAGGTTTAAATTCTAAGAATAATAAGCCAGAATGGATGATCATCCAATATTTGCCTGTCATTCCACCAGAATTAAGACCTTTAGTTCCATTAGATGGAGGTCGTTTTGCAAGCTCCGATTTAAATGATTTATACCGTAGGGTAATTATTCGAAACAACCGTCTGAAAAGATTATTGGAAATTAAAGCACCTGAAGTAATTCTTAGAAATGAGAAAAGGATGTTGCAAGAAGCTGTTGATTCCTTGTTTGATAATTCAAGAAAATCGAATGCAGTAAAAGCAGAAGGTGGACGTGCTTTAAAATCTTTAAGCGATATCTTAAAAGGAAAACAAGGTCGTTTCCGTCAAAACTTATTAGGAAAAAGGGTAGATTATAGCGGTCGTTCAGTTATTGTAGTAGGTCCTACTTTAAAATTACACGAATGCGGTTTACCAAAGAATATGGCAGCTGAGTTGTTTAAGCCTTTTATTATCCGTAAGCTAATAGAACGTGGAGTTGTAAAAACTGTTAAATCAGCAAAGAAATTAGTAGATAGAAAAGATTCTGTTATTTGGGATATTCTTGAAAATATATTAAAAGGCCATCCGGTATTATTGAATCGAGCACCTACCTTACACAGATTATCAATTCAAGCGTTTCAACCACTCCTTATTGAGGGAAAAGCAATTCAGCTTCACCCTTTAGTTTGTGGTGCCTTCAACGCCGATTTTGACGGTGATCAAATGGCAGTTCACGTTCCATTGAGTAATGCATCGATTCTGGAAGCACAACTATTAATGTTGGCTAGTCATAACATGTTAAATCCTCAGGATGGATCTCCAGTGACATTACCCTCACAGGACATGGTACTTGGTTTGTATTATCTTACGAAGGAACGGGCAGTTGCGAAAGAACAAAAAGAAAAAATTTATTATAGTGCAGAGGAAGTTGTAATTGCATTCAATGAAAAGAAAATCGAATTGCATGACCCTGTTCGGGTAAAAGCAAAAGTGGAAGACGAACAAGGTACCATTGAAATGAAACTCATACGCACAACCGTAGGACGCGTTTTGTTAAATGAATTTGTTCCTGAAGAAGTTCCATTTTTAAATGAATTATTAACCAAGAAAAATCTTAAACAAATTATCGGTGATATTATTGTCAGAACTAGTTTTGCAGTAACCGCTAAGTTTTTAGATGCAATTAAAGATTTAGGTTTTTATTGGGCATTTAAAGCTGGTTTGTCGTTTAATTTAGGGGATTTAATTACACCTTCTATTAAACAAAAAACACTAGATGAAGCACAAAAAGAAGTCGAAGAAATTTGGGATAGTTATAATATGGGTTTGATTACAAACAATGAACGTTATAACCAAATCATTGACAGATGGACGTATGCAGATAATCGTGTAACCGATAATTTAATGAAGGAATTAGCCGCTCATAAAGGTGGATTTAATTCTGTGTATATGATGCTGCATTCAGGAGCCAGAGGTTCCAAACAACAGATTAAACAGTTGTGTGGATTAAGAGGCTTAATGGCAAAACCTAGAAAGTCTGGCGATACAGGAAGTGCGATTATTGAAAATCCAATTCTTTCAAATTTCCAGGACGGATTAAGTGTATTGGAATACTTTATTTCTACGCATGGTGCCCGGAAAGGTTTGGCAGATACTGCATTAAAAACAGCAGATGCGGGTTACTTAACCAGAAGGTTAGTGGATGTATCTCAAGATGTTGTTATTTCAGAAGAAGATTGTAATACATTAAGAGGAATTGAAACCACCGCGCTGATTGATAATGATAAAGTAATTGAAAACTTGTCTTCTAGAATTGTAGGTCGTTTTAGCTTACATAATATCTTTCATCCAATAACAGATGAAATTATTCTTCATTTCGGAGAATATATAGACGATAAAACAGCACAGTTAATTGAAAAATTAGAAATAGAATCTGTAACAATCCGTTCCGTTTTAACATGTGAAGCTAAAAAAGGAGTTTGTACAAAATGTTATGGTAAAAATTTAGCAACTGGTAGAATTACGGAGGAAGGGGATGCAGTAGGTATTATTGCTGCCCAAAGTATTGGTGAGCCAGGAACACAGTTAACCTTGAGAACGTTTCACGTGGGTGGGGTTGCTGCGGTTTCAAAACAAGAATCAGAAATTATTTCAAAATTTGATGGAATCATTGAATATGATGGATTAAAAGTTTCTGATTTGATTGAAGGGAGCACCAGGAATATGATTGTCATTTCAAGATCCGGAGAAATTAGAATTCTGGATGCAGATACCAATAAGATTCTTACAAGTGCACATATTCCTTATGGTTCTATATTATATGTTAAAGAGAAACAAAAAATTGGAAAAGGAGATTTGATTTGTAATTGGGATCCATTTAATGCTTTAATCATTTCTGAGTTTTCAGGAATTATTAAATTCGATTCTATTGAAGAAGGGGTTACCTATCGAATGGAGCGAGACGATCAAACAGGTTATTCTGAGAAAGTTATTATTGAGTCTAAAAATAAAAAGAAAATTCCTGTAATTACCATTGTAAATGCAGCAGGTGAAGAATTAAAAAATTACTCCTTACCAGTAGGTGCATATATTACTATTGAAGACAACAGTGAAATTAGCGCGGGTCAGAAAATTGGTAAAATACCAAGAAACGTAAGTAAAGTTACAGATATTACGGGTGGTCTGCCGCGAGTAACAGAATTGTTTGAAGCGCGGAATCCATCAAATCCAGCGGTCGTTTCTGAAATAGATGGTATCGTATATTATGGTAAAATCAAAAGAGGAAACCGGGAAATATTTGTGGAAGATGAACGAACTAGCCAAAGAAGAAAATATTTAATTGGTTTATCTAAACATATTCTTGTACAAGAAGGTGATTTTGTAAGAGCTGGTACACCATTATCAGATGGTACCATTGCGCCAAGAGATATCATGATGATTAAAGGTTTGTTTGCAGTACAATCTTATTTGGTTAATGGAGTTCAGGAGGTCTATCGTTCTCAGGGTATTAATATCAATGACAAACATATTGAAGTGATCGTGCGTCAAATGATGCGTTGGGTTCAAATTGAAGATCCAGGCGATACTACTTTACTTGAAGGAGAACCTGTAGATCGTTGGGAATTTATCGAAGCTAATGATGAAATATTTGATAAAAAAGTAGTTTCTGAAGCTGCCGACTCGATAAAATTAAAAGCGGGTCAATTAGTCAGTATTCGTCAACTACGAGAAGAAAATTCATTTCTAAAAAGAAACGACAAAAAATTAGTTGAATTCCGGGATGCAAGTCCTGCAACTGCAAGTCCTTTGTTATTAGGAATTACGAGAGCGTCTCTTGGAACAAGCAGTTGGATATCAGCAGCTTCATTCCAGGAAACAACGAAAGTATTAAGCTCCGCAGCAATGTCTGCAAAGAGTGATGATCTTTCAGGATTAAAAGAAAATGTAATTATTGGAAAGAAAATTCCAGCGGGAACTGGTTCAAGAAGGTTTAAAGAGTTATTTGTGCGCTCCACAAATAGCAGAAGAAATCTCGCTGATGTAGAAAATTTTTAG